The Alligator mississippiensis isolate rAllMis1 chromosome 3, rAllMis1, whole genome shotgun sequence DNA window ggcagggctaggatccagagtgaCCCGGCCGTGCTGGAGGAACAGCACTGGACGATGCTCGCtcaggacaagtgtaaagtcctgcagtTTGGACAGGACAGTCAGGCCGGGGAaggactggctgggctgcagccctgcagaggacctgggggctacagtggaccagaagctgaataggagccagcagcggTGTAGGCTGTAATCAGCCCCAGCTGCTTGAGGGAGATACCAAATAGCATGTGCTTGCATCCCCTTGCCCAGAGCTCGGGTGAGAGAAGGCAAGgcaaagggcaggaagcaggtgaGAGAAAGTGGTGAGCAAGAAGAGTTCGCAAAGCAGGAGACGGGCCGGTGAAGAGAAGTCGGCTCCATGCCACTTTGAGCCCTGTTAGTGGTTTATAGCACCGGGGTCTGGTTTAGGATCACagacagtggggctggaagggaccccgggagtcgcatcgagtccgacccctgctccaggcaggaccagccccagctacagcatcccagccaggactttgtctacctgggtgtTAAACCCCTCCAAGGAGGGAGACTCCTTCaccgctctggggagcctgttcgactgcttcaccaccctcctcgggagaaagttcttcctactatccaacctcaacttcccttgctgcagcctgagcccattgctccttgtcctgtcatctgcccccattgaaaccagtccagctccatcctctgtgcagccccccccccccctgcaatccCTATTCATTCCCCCTCGGtctgctcttctgcagactcaatcagccccgGTCCCTCAGCCTCCCTCTGTTATTGTCTGCCTTCATTAGGGCCTTCCTCAGCAGTTATTTGGGCAACCGCCGCTTATGCAGCTGATTCAGAAGAGGTATTTCTGTTTGAGAATACGTCAAGTCTGCTCCATCACCCTATTAGACAGGGTTCACAGTAACAATAAAATAACCTATTAGACTTGTTATTTTATTATCTAGCCTTACTTAGCAAGCACCTGAAGCCAGGACAGGGAATTGGGTATAAAAATCCAGGTCCAGCCGGGAATGCTGCTCTTCAGCCTCCAGCTGTGGGTCTTGCTGACCTGCCCCTCCGCAGACGGGAGAGGCCGAGGTTCCCGACCCGGCTGAGAAGGCCACTTCCCTGCGGGCCGGCCACTGGGACAGGCTCTCAAGGCTTGACGACATGCAAGACATTAATCTCAATTTACTGTTTTAGACCCTAAGAACTCTTGTCTGGTTCAATGTGCCTGACCCGTGTGGTCTTATCATTCACTGCTGCAAAATCAAAATTGCTATTAACCTTGATTTGAAATTTTTCTCTTGAGTGCTTGGCCGTGGGAGGGTGGCTTCCTGGAAGCGTCCCTGGTCCCTGGACTACCTCTGGTGCCAACGGGTGCTTCTGCTGCCAAAAAGGGCCAGCGGCGTCCTGGCTTGCATTAATAGGAAagttgcttgcaaatcaagggcagTGATGGTTCAGCCCTGGAGCATCCTCCCCTGGGCTGCGGTCTGGGCCCCGCACGTGAAGAAGGATGCGGACAATTTGGAAAGAGCCCAGCGGACAGCAACAAAAATCCCGAGACATGAATTACggggaaaggctggaagaaccgGGGTGacctagtctggagaagagaagaggagactgaagggGGGATCTGATAAGTCTGCAGATGCCAGGAGGGATGGAGACGGGCTGttccctggggtggagggggcagagaagAAGCAACGGTCTCTCCTGTGGGTgtcaggagggatgagggggttGCTCTGGAGCAGACTCCCTGGACGTCtgcaagagcaggttagacacgTGCTCGGCTGGGCAGGTCACACAGGGCTGACCCGGTCTGGAGCTGGCGTTTGGCCAGGTGTGAGCCCCGCCACCCCACTGCTCTCCCACCCTACGTGCAGGGCCCAAGTGCCGtgggctgcctgtggctggggtCACTATGTGGCCAGTGGCGCGCCGCCGGGCCCAGCGCTGTTCCCTGCATTTGCTAATCATTTGGCtgctggcacagaaagcttcCTGAGCAAATATGTTTTAAacgttttaaaaaggatgtgggaaAGTAAGAGTGTCCAAAAGCGGAAGATGAAAATGATGAAGGACTTGGAAAGCGAGGGGTACAAAGACAGCCGACAGAAACAGGCGTGCTCTGCCCTTCCTCGGTGGCGCTGGCTGCGGCACCGACCCCGCCGGGTCCTGCCTGCAGGGTCTTGCCCCGGCACCGACGCtgcgctggggcaggaagggatttcccccggCTCAGACTGGTCCGCactgggggggtttgccttctgcagtgggggcacggCCTCTCCCTGGGATTTTGGAGCGCATTTTAGCAAACTCCCTCCGGTGCCGGCAGCGGCAGGGCGCTGGCCGTGCCCTCGACCCTgcttcagctggggcagggcaggctgctccGCGCAGTGGCACCGTGCCTCTCAAGAGGCCTGCTCGGAGCAGGTCGCACGCGCGCGTGTGCGGGCCGGTGCAGGCAGAGacaccctgccctgagcaggggctggacgaGCTGGGACCCCCGCCCCGCGCGCTAGGATGgggctgtgctgtgtggggggtccCAACCTGCGCTGGAGGCtctccacccccccgccccccccgccctaCCTTCGGGGCTGTAGGTGCGTGGAGCGTACGGGCTCCTCCGGCAGTGGGACATGGCGAGCCCCGCGGGCGGGGGCCTCTGCCCGTCACACCCTGTCACGCTGGCCGCAGCCCCATGCCCGAGGGGGGCAGGGACCCCGAGGCTTGGCCCCCCCGCAGCCCTGCACCCCTTTGTGACATCCGCCGCAGAACCGCGCCGAGGTTCTGGGCTGGGGCCGGACGGGGCTGGACAGGGCGCCGTGCTCACGGCTGCCGGGCTAGAAGGGGCATTGGAGCATGGTGCCGGGGGGCTCTGGCCGCGCTGGCCCCGCTGCCCCGTGCAGGAAGGGTCCTGCCCCGGCCGCGCGGAGCCGAGCGGGCTGCAAAGTCGCCAGCCCTGGGGGTCCCACTGGGCTCCGGCTCTGAGGTCACCGCTGATGTCACAATGCTGCCGGGCGCCGTGCCGTGTCACtggtgcccagccaggcagccggGCAGCTGGCCTCCAGcacaggagggtgtggggggggcatggccagctgaAAGACCACCTAAGCCCCCGGACGCCCCACGGCCGCCACCATGTCGGCGGCCCCCGGCCAGGCCGCGCAGTTGCAGACGGTGCCGGCCGTGCTCCGGCACTACGAGCAGCTGCGGCGGGCGATCGACGCGCTGCTGCAGGAGAACGACGCGCTGAAGAAGGTGGCGGCGCTGCTGCGCGAGAACCGGCAGATCCGCAACTACCTGCAGACCCACGCGCACGGCGACCTCTCCGCCATCTCCAACTTCATCCCCCTTGCCGCCTCCACCGTCCCCAACGCCAGCGGCATAGTGCCCGGGCTAGGTTGGTGAGGACAGGATGGGGACCCCGCAGGCAAAGGCACCCCAACGCCAGTGCACCTCGGGAAAGCAGGGCGGCCTCGTCACACAGCTGGTGCGGGCCAGGCCCTTTACCCAAGTCCCTGGGGGCAGCTGACGTTGCCACTGGGCACGATCCCTGCCCAGGGAGCAAGGGGGTTGCAGCCTCCGTGGGTGCAGGGGAGATCCAGGGGCAAGGCCACGAAGCCCGtgtccagcctctgctcctggccccaggaagAGCGAGGCGCTGGGATGGTGCCAGGTGCCAAGCCGTGGCCTCCCGATAACTGACCCCGGCCCCGGGACAAGGGGCGCGGGcggccatggggggggctgggctgggcgggacgCACCGTTGCGGGCACGAAGCATCTCTCTGCCCCGCTGCAGCCCCCAACGTGGTGCTGAACGACGGGCAGGGCAGCGGGTCGTGGAACACCACCCTGAGCGATGCCACCCTGGGGCTCGTCCGGGGCGGACTCATCAACAGCGGCGAGACCCTGACGTCCGCCGTGAACCAGCAGTCCCAGCAGATGGGCGCAGGGAGCCAGCTCGCCAGCTCGCGGGGCCAGAGCTCGCAGGCCCACTCCCGGGGCGCGGAGCCCGTCGTCCGGACCTCCACGCCCCCCACCCAGGTCTTCACCTTTGGGCCCGCAGGTAAGGTGACAACATCGGTGGGTCAGACCCAGGTCCTTCTTGTCCGGTCCCACATCACgcggggcagagagcagagctggagggagagTGACCAGGTCCGAGCAGGGTTTTCCCCcgttcctctccctgcagcccccccagcactGAGCTCCAGGCAGGGCGATGcggaggccgtgcccctcgctccctgccccagagccatggacgcccctttcccccccagcaCGTATCCAAGCCCTGGTGAACGTGGCTGAGCTCCCGGCTCCCACCACCCCTGGGGCCACGAGTCCCTTTTCATGCCACGCTGGGGGGAAAAGACCTCCCTGGTGTTAGCATTAAGCAGCCGCCTGTTCGCTCCACGCGTGACCCTCGTCCCTGTCTGGTGACGGACAGTCAGTAATAAACCCCAGGGACTTTCTCTTCCCCGTCGAGTGTGTTGTGgacccttctcctgccccctccgGCGTGTcattgctgcccagcccagccctggcctcgTGAGCGTCCTCTTAGGGAAGCCCCTCGTCCTCGCcggcggctgggctgggctgtgtgagGGTGCAGCCCTCCCCCCGTGCCCTGGGGacccccacaaccctgcctgacccccaggACCTGGGCTTTGCCCCTGCCATGCCCATGCCCCTCTCCGCCCCCGACTGCCTCCGTTTTCCCTGCAGAGTTGTCGGGCTTCCCGGACGTGACCTACCCAGACACCGTCTTCCAAAGTGCCAACATCATGGAAAACATCCTCAACAACACGTCCGCACTGGGCGCCGCGGCCCCGCGGCCTGGGGCTGCGCCCACCTCTGGGTCCGTGCTTGGCTCCACACCCATCATCGGAGCTGGACTCGTGGCCCCACCGGGAGCCGTCGGCGGAGCCATTGCCTTACCTGGGCCCAGCCTCGCCCAGGCCACTGCCCGCCCGCTCGCCGACACCCAGCGCCCGCCTGACGTCCGGCCCAAGGAGCGCACGCACAGGGTGCCCCGCACCACCGAGCGGCCCATGTCCGTGCGGGACTCCATCCAGCCTGGCCTCGGGCCCAGAGGTAAGGCTGGGCAGGGGCCGGGTGGAGGGGAGCGCTGGCTGCAGGGGCCGGCAGCACCGGGGCAGCCCGCTGGTGCCCccatgccctggggccagggcccagacgGCCCCGTGCCGCGTCCGGAGGAGCTGCCGTAGACTCATTTCATCGCAGAGCCGCGGGCCTGGCGGGGAGCCacggggtcacatccagtccagcccctgcccaaaccagcccagacacatgCATCGTTCAGACCCGACATACGTGTGAATGAGCACTGTGCCGGTGTCGTGGCCACCCGGGTTCACGGCTCCAGCTTTTCCCCAGAGCCCGGGAGCTGGAGCCGACCTTGCTCTGCGGAGGAGCTGCGAGGCTCCCtcgagccctggccctggggaccGGGGCCGCAGGAAATGCAGCCGCTCATGGCCCCGAGCCGGACCCCCgcggggcagcaggaaggggtgtCCCTGGTGCCCCGGCCACATGCCCAGGCGCAGGGACCCGCGCCGTGGGCTCCGCGGTCGTGGCTCCAGATGCCCAGGACGCGGGGGGCCTCTCTGGAAGGGGCGTGGGTGGCTGTGTCGGAGCCAGGCAAGGTGCAGGTCCAGGGCACGGGCCCAGGGCACGCTGCGACTCTGCGGCAGAGGCCAGGGGTGAGCGCAGATACTGCCTTCTCCCCACAGGAGGTCGTGAGAGGCCCAGGCAAAGCCGGCTGGCGTGTCCCAGCCCCGGTGTGGCGAGCGGGCTCTGCCCTTGGCAGCCACCTTTGCTCCCTGCACCCCCGGCAGCCGGTCCCCGTCCCATCCCGTGCCGTGCCATgctcatcctgctccctgcacggTCTCGGGGGAGCCCACGCTGCTGTCCCCGCGCCCCCCAGCCCCGGGCAGTGGGCCGGCTCGGCCCTGTCGCTCCACAGGCTGCGCTgggcccccacctctgccctgcctgtCTGACCCCACGTCCCGTCACCCTCGGGAGCTCCTGcagttcccccccagccccttcctttcCGCCTCCGGGGAACGAAGGTCGAGGTCTCAGCCCTTCTCCACAAGGCCTGGTCCAGGGTGACGGGGGGACCCCGAATCGCTGGGCGGGGGACCCTGAGTGGCAGCTCCTTGCCCCGCACTGCGGGCCTTCCCGCCACGAGGCTGAGCTCAGATGCGTGGAGACAGCTCCCCGGGGGCGAGGACGGGCAGCTTGGTCCCGAGCCTCCAGCTCTGACCTGCCCCTCGGATGAGCGAGGCAACGGGGACATCCAGGAAACCCCCCAGAACAGGGCACAGCTCACGCAGGTGCCCCTGGGGAGAgcacaggagccaggcaggaccCCTGAACCGCATCGGGAAGGGCCCCGGGCCGTCCTCCACATCAAGAAGTGCCACGAGGAAAGGTGCGTGGCCGAGAGCCCCCTGGATCAGAGCTGGCGGAGGAGACGGACGCGCGCAGCCAGGGCTCTCGCAGTAGGACGCGGGCGAGGCGAGGCAAGGCgagcgcagggcagggcaggggcgacGGAGCTGGAGCTAGCCGGGCACAGCCCCAAGCGCCTGGCCTCAGGCCGCAGAAGGGGCACGGAGCAGGTATTGCCCCAGGGCACCTCTCGCTTCAGGGGTGACACTGGGGGCGTCTACACGTGCAAGACAGTTGAAGTAGGCGTATTGCTCAGTACAAACCCTGTGCagtgagccggggggggggagcacatttgctcccccctgctctgccGCCTGCCGCCACCAGGGGGCGCGCCGGGCTGTCggggtgctggggggcagggacctggggcaggtgacaggggcTGAAAATCGCTCCCtgctgcggggctgggggcaTCGTCTGGGCCCCGGCCCCGCcattgcagcaggcagctcccgggggcagggagcaggctcaGCCCCCGTCAGCCGTCTACACGTGCCTTACTGCGCAGGGACCACTCCACAGTTAATTTGcgtttgcaggtagaaaattagaatcacaaaatcataggaCATGATGGTGGGAAGGGACCGcagggggtcacatccagtccaacccctgctccaagcaggaccaggcccggctacatcatcccagccaggattCAATGTGCAGACCAACTGATCTAGACGgtgacgcttactgcgcagtaaatgggtctactgtgcagtaaagtgtcttgtgtagacgcgccgCTTGTGTGTCAAGAGCAGCCATTGTACGCAAGGGGTCCAGTGACCCAGACAAAGAcaaccaggctctggttttcagACACGTGTTGAGACAGCCCAGGTGAAGATGTGGTGGTAGCTGGAAAATGGGATAACGTGGTTTTGTGGAGGGCAAACAGCGCCAGATGAACCCGAGAGCCGTCCTTGACTCGCAAGCCACTTTAGCAGCAGAGAAAATGCAGGCGGTCTCCTCCGGCCGCCCGTCGGGAACACGACGTGGCCTTCACGGGCAGCGTTTAGCAGCGGGCGATGCTCGTGGCGTGAGCAGAGGACCTGGCGGGATGGGCAGGAGCGGGCACGGGCGCGAGCGGAGACACCACGGGAGCACTGCCCTCGCTTCTGTCCTCGTGAGTCGCCTCGGTGGAAACGGTGGAGTCGGCTGCCGGGGTTTGCTGACAACAGACGCCGAGAGGCAGCGTgggtgcagggaggagctggcgcGTCGTACGCAGAGACGTGGGGACCGTTGCCAGTAACAGAGGCCACCCCCAGAAACCCTCGTCTCTCGCCCGATCCCTGCCCCATCGTGGCTACGACACCGCACTCTCCGGCCGTACGAACGTAAGAGGGGTCGGACCCGACGGTCGTCAAGCCCAGGCAGCGAGTGCGGCTGTGGAGGCAGAGCCCTGACCCGGCTGCACCGCGAAGGATCGGTGCCGGGGCAGCGCCGCGGGCCCTCCTGTCCAACAGCCAGGAGCAGATCGCTCGCCCGTGGTTTTGTCCTGGCCCTTGGACCGCTAGTTCAGGACCCAGCCCGGCGTGCCGAGAGTTGAGGTTATTTtatcaccttgcacttgtcgATGTTGAAGTTCACCTGCTATTTTTTTGCCCGCTCACTCAGTTTGGTGAGACCTTTGTGCAGCTCCTCGCCGTCCGCGTGGGACTCGACTGCCCAGAATcatttggtgtcacctgcaacGTGGGAGATTGCACCGTGCACCCTAGTTTCTGGGCCATTGATGAAAGCATTGGGCAAAATGGAGCCGGATCCCTGCAGGGaccagagggagggaggtggggaggacagAGCATTGGACTTGGGGAGGGAAGACAGTGGCGTAGGGCAGACCGGAGCCCGGGGACGGCGGGGAGACGGGGTCTTGCTGCCAGCTGCCGTGTTCAAACCACCTGGACGCCAGGGTGACGGGGTAGGAAGCAccagggagcccagggctccGGGGCCGCTGCACCCGGGATCTGGCTGCTAACCGCGGGGGCACCGGCACCGGCACGACGGCTCCAGCTGCGGGGCTCTGACGGAGCAGGGCTGCGCGGATGCTGGGCCCAAGCTAGCGACAGCCAGACTCCTAGACTGCCGGGTGGGACAGACGCCTGGGGAGCcgtgggctctccatcactggggGTCACGGAGGCTGGacagccctgggcagggatgCTCGAGGTGCAGCGATGCCCGTGCTCTGCTCTGGGGATTTCCAGGCTCCTGGGCTGTGCGGGGTGCAGTGCTACCCCCTGCTCCGTGGGTTGGGGGCTtcaagcctcccccagaggcactgggtgcagggacggggctgggccgggccaacgctcctgctgcaccaacccgcagggtcctggcaggggggtcttgcccctgcacCGACGCTGCACTGGGGTGGGAAGCGATTCCCCCCACTCAGACTGGTCTGGACTGGGGggtttgctttcctctgcagcgggggcacggcctgaGCCGGGGTCTCTGCAGCGCCCGTgaccccccagcagcagcaggccattGGCATcccgggggcagggcaggggcgggggcaatGCCTGGGGCTGTCGGGGGGGCAGTAATTTTACAAAGGGTTTAActgatgggtttgtctgggctggtttggacagagctgatcctgcctcaggcagggctgggactggatgtgaccccgcgGGTGGGGTGCGTGGGGGGGTCCTTCTCACCCGCATGGCCTGCGTGCCCCGGTGCCCTCCTCCCTGCGGGCCGGCTGCCCCGGGGCCATCGCGGCGCTGACCTGCTCCTGCGCCTTGCAGACCCCAAGCGTCA harbors:
- the SPATC1 gene encoding speriolin, coding for MSAAPGQAAQLQTVPAVLRHYEQLRRAIDALLQENDALKKVAALLRENRQIRNYLQTHAHGDLSAISNFIPLAASTVPNASGIVPGLAPNVVLNDGQGSGSWNTTLSDATLGLVRGGLINSGETLTSAVNQQSQQMGAGSQLASSRGQSSQAHSRGAEPVVRTSTPPTQVFTFGPAELSGFPDVTYPDTVFQSANIMENILNNTSALGAAAPRPGAAPTSGSVLGSTPIIGAGLVAPPGAVGGAIALPGPSLAQATARPLADTQRPPDVRPKERTHRVPRTTERPMSVRDSIQPGLGPRDPKRQTWERIVGEIAFQLDRRILSSIFPDRVRLYGFTVNNIPEKIMKSISNGTTWHVDEVQCAAMAQRYTALMQRLSRMGYDPRMHPAFTEHVVNSYGILRERPELSSAEGRSYNNVDFLRGVVVDTVPEEARRDALLLLDCLYELSKDDGKPLFIW